The proteins below come from a single Myripristis murdjan chromosome 10, fMyrMur1.1, whole genome shotgun sequence genomic window:
- the igbp1 gene encoding immunoglobulin-binding protein 1, whose protein sequence is MAESENSNSVKNLAEHDAEPPKLSDMLDRGWKSFEEVDATNEPIGSSHVQVKVKRAILMLEEASRMVAQLDLFSRNEDLEEISTTDLKYLLLPAILGALTMKQTDRDKRLELVQTARTYFRDFVRRCKEYNVSDFELPKSMTENATRDEESDSECSTNKPSSSSPLDLVAMAAQRQAKIERYRQKKETEARLYEVRRAVDGGQADDEVVRDFYLLTLRKWVALSLEELDSIDQEVEILKRMGAMKQSSTQQPSQCKQPTRTPVKPFILTRDAVQAQVFGAGYPSLPIMTVDDWYEQHRKQGALPDQGIPKRVAVEEDFDAKEHEEEEKEKKAENDDAESLKKARDWDDWKDTHPRGYGNRQNMG, encoded by the exons ATGGCGGAaagtgaaaacagcaacagcgtCAAAAATCTAGCAGAACATGACGCAGAACCTCCTAAACTATCCGATATGTTAGATCGTGGATGGAAGTCATTTGAAGAGGTAGATGCTACCAATGAACCTATTGGCTCTAGCCATGTTCAGGTTAAGGTTAAACGTGCTATACTGATGCTGGAAGAAGCGTCCAGAATGGTGGCTCAGCTCGACTTGTTTAGCCGCAACGAGGACCTGGAGGAGATATCGACGACAGACTTGAAATACTTGTTGTTACCAGCAATTCTAGGGGCTCTGACTATGAAACAGACGGACCGAGATAAACGCTTAGAGTTGGTCCAAACGGCTAGGACATACTTTCGTGATTTCGTGAGGAGATGCAAAGAGTACAACGTATCTGATTTTGAATTGCCAAAGTCAATGACTGAAAACGCAACTCGCGATGAAGAGTCTGACAGCGAATGCTCTACAAACAAG CCTTCATCCTCCAGCCCACTCGacctggttgccatggcagctcAGAGACAGGCCAAGATAGAGCGGTATCGGCAGAAGAAGGAGACCGAAGCCAGACTATACGAAGTCAGAAGAGCTGTGGATGGCGGACAGGCAGATGATGAAGTTGTTCGAGACTTCTACCTTCTCACTTTACGAAAATGGGTCGCTCTGTCATTGGAGGAACTTGACAGCATTGACCAGGAGGTGGAGATTCTGAAGAGGATGGGTGCCATGAAGCAGAGTTCAACTCAGCAGCCATCCCAGTGCAAACAGCCAACCAGGACACCTGTGAAACCTTTCATCCTCACCAGGGACGCTGTGCAG GCACAGGTATTTGGGGCTGGCTATCCTAGTCTCCCCATCATGACAGTAGATGACTGGTACGAACAGCACAGGAAACAAGGAGCCCTGCCTGACCAAGGAATACCCAAGAGAGTTGCTGTTGAGGAGGACTTTGATGCAAAGGAgcatgaggaagaagagaaggagaaaaaggctGAAAATGATGATGCAGAGTCCCTGAAGAAAGCCAGAGATTGGGATGACTGGAAAGACACTCACCCAAGAGGCTATGGAAACCGACAGAACATGGGCTAA